From the genome of Acidobacteriota bacterium, one region includes:
- a CDS encoding tetratricopeptide repeat protein — MPYHCAGRVTFRERFLGSTPRRAALLPTILAGFLFSALLVPAPAAALTPEETSALRVEALDHFYSLEYSQAIPLFEQLRDADPQNAAWHNHVAMSYFYELLYRAGALQGDLFGASNRFFRTRKITPDAALANRFHQSNDEAVQLCELRLKKVKNDEAALYSCGVAYAARATYQGLIDRALLDSLGSARRANDFHNRLIRSTPRYFDGYLVPGLYDFLLGSLPRAAKVLFFFVGMTGDKQRGIQKVEKVVESGDSARHDARILLTVMYRREKRHADARRAMEALGAAFPRNYIFPLEIASLHRGQGELPQAILHYEQVLERISDAAPGFDRAPAARIHFELGDLYRQTGNLEAALQHLRQVATSQGTSADLDRESQTLIDQITQTLKQKTAAAK, encoded by the coding sequence GTGCCATATCACTGCGCAGGACGAGTCACTTTCAGGGAGAGATTCTTGGGTTCAACTCCGCGCCGCGCGGCTCTTCTCCCAACAATTCTCGCGGGATTCCTTTTCTCCGCGCTGCTCGTCCCCGCTCCCGCCGCGGCGTTGACGCCAGAGGAAACCTCCGCGCTGCGCGTCGAGGCGCTCGACCATTTCTATAGTCTCGAATATAGCCAGGCCATCCCGCTGTTTGAGCAACTGCGCGATGCCGATCCGCAGAACGCCGCGTGGCACAACCATGTGGCCATGTCCTATTTCTATGAACTCCTGTATCGCGCTGGCGCTTTGCAGGGCGACTTATTCGGCGCGTCGAACCGTTTCTTCCGCACCAGGAAAATCACTCCGGACGCGGCGCTGGCCAACCGCTTCCATCAGTCGAACGACGAGGCGGTTCAGCTCTGCGAGCTGCGGCTGAAGAAGGTGAAGAACGACGAGGCCGCGCTCTACTCCTGCGGCGTGGCCTACGCGGCGCGCGCCACTTATCAAGGCTTGATCGATCGCGCCCTGCTCGATTCGCTCGGCAGCGCGCGCCGCGCCAACGACTTTCATAACCGTCTCATTCGCTCGACCCCGCGCTACTTCGATGGCTATCTGGTCCCCGGCCTCTACGATTTTTTGCTGGGCAGCCTGCCACGCGCCGCGAAAGTACTTTTCTTTTTTGTGGGCATGACTGGCGACAAGCAGCGCGGCATTCAGAAGGTGGAGAAGGTGGTCGAGTCGGGCGACAGCGCGCGGCACGACGCGCGCATTCTGCTCACCGTAATGTACCGTCGCGAGAAGCGCCACGCCGACGCGCGACGCGCCATGGAGGCTCTGGGCGCGGCCTTCCCGCGCAACTACATTTTCCCGCTGGAGATTGCTTCCCTGCATCGCGGCCAAGGCGAGTTGCCGCAAGCCATCCTGCACTACGAACAGGTGCTCGAGCGCATCAGCGACGCCGCGCCGGGCTTCGACCGCGCGCCCGCCGCGCGCATTCACTTCGAGCTGGGCGATCTCTACCGCCAGACCGGCAACCTCGAAGCCGCGCTCCAACATCTCCGTCAGGTGGCTACATCGCAAGGCACGTCAGCCGACCTGGACCGCGAGAGTCAAACCCTCATCGATCAGATCACGCAGACGCTCAAGCAGAAAACCGCTGCCGCCAAGTAG
- a CDS encoding histidine triad nucleotide-binding protein has translation MTETNPASANPSCLFCKIVAGQIPAKIAYADDSCIGFHDLNPQAPVHILLIPRKHFASAGEASSSDETVLGHLHRVAAQLAAQMNLTGGHRVVMNTGSDAGQTVFHAHLHLLGGRGMAWPPG, from the coding sequence ATGACTGAAACCAATCCAGCCTCCGCCAACCCATCGTGCCTGTTCTGCAAAATCGTCGCCGGACAGATCCCCGCGAAGATCGCCTACGCAGACGACTCCTGCATCGGCTTCCATGACCTTAACCCGCAAGCCCCGGTGCATATTCTGCTGATCCCCCGCAAACATTTCGCCTCGGCGGGCGAAGCTTCGTCAAGCGACGAGACCGTGCTGGGCCATCTGCATCGCGTCGCCGCACAACTCGCTGCGCAGATGAATCTCACCGGCGGCCACCGCGTAGTGATGAACACCGGCAGCGATGCCGGGCAAACCGTTTTCCACGCTCACCTGCATCTGCTCGGCGGGCGAGGCATGGCATGGCCGCCCGGCTAG
- a CDS encoding septal ring lytic transglycosylase RlpA family protein has product MRYWILCVCLTALLTSACGKKRTQASAPRSIPARPGGSAVKPGTSEVGMASWYGHPYHGRRAANGEVYDMRKLTAAHRTLPFDTMVNVRNLDNQREVQVRINDRGPFVGGRIIDLSEAAAQQIAMIGPGTAKVSIEVLSTKSAVGLDRYAVQIGAFSDAATAEQLQRRMTVRYGAAYVENVRTNNGMMYRVRVGPKPSLAEAAQLAASLKEETFPALIVRVDSPVRN; this is encoded by the coding sequence ATTCGTTACTGGATACTCTGCGTTTGCCTGACCGCACTGCTGACCTCAGCGTGTGGAAAAAAACGCACGCAGGCTTCCGCTCCGCGCAGTATTCCCGCGCGCCCCGGCGGCAGCGCGGTAAAACCGGGCACGTCGGAAGTGGGTATGGCCAGTTGGTACGGCCATCCCTATCACGGACGCCGCGCGGCCAACGGCGAAGTCTATGACATGCGCAAGCTCACCGCCGCTCATCGCACTTTGCCCTTTGATACCATGGTGAACGTGCGCAATCTGGACAATCAGCGCGAAGTGCAGGTACGCATCAATGATCGAGGGCCGTTCGTCGGCGGGCGCATTATTGATCTGTCGGAGGCCGCCGCGCAGCAGATTGCCATGATTGGTCCCGGCACGGCGAAGGTGAGCATCGAAGTACTATCGACAAAATCCGCCGTGGGACTCGATCGCTACGCGGTGCAGATCGGCGCGTTCAGCGACGCCGCTACCGCCGAGCAGTTGCAGCGCCGCATGACCGTGCGATATGGCGCGGCATACGTTGAAAATGTTCGCACTAACAATGGAATGATGTACCGCGTGCGCGTGGGGCCCAAGCCGTCGCTGGCCGAGGCCGCTCAATTGGCCGCCAGTCTGAAGGAAGAAACTTTTCCAGCGTTGATCGTGCGCGTGGATTCCCCCGTTCGAAACTGA
- a CDS encoding rhomboid family intramembrane serine protease, with amino-acid sequence MQIPPRWQWKINRARQQWADRWDRTRTMAGVVKNQQRMCPSCRALVGRGENTCPMCGMAMHEVARGAVGRSMELALPKQGRVSFTLLFVNSLLFLLTLMAAMRVMEGEFSLGSLFGGIDGLTLVQYGAKFGPLIADGEWWRLVTPIFLHGGAIHLAMNSWVLYDLGPSVEGLYGRQKFLVMYVLCGIGGALGSFLWSPLSVSIGASGAIFGLIGVMIGRSYQYRGSGGSLDRSIFVRWAVYMLLFGIIIPGIDNAAHVGGLVVGLALGYVVADMPPAESPSLLLWKALQAATILLVAASFVLVRLYPYSPV; translated from the coding sequence ATGCAGATACCGCCGCGATGGCAATGGAAGATCAACCGCGCCCGCCAGCAATGGGCGGATCGCTGGGATCGCACGCGCACGATGGCCGGTGTGGTGAAGAATCAGCAGCGCATGTGTCCGTCCTGCCGCGCGTTGGTTGGTCGCGGAGAAAACACTTGCCCCATGTGCGGCATGGCTATGCATGAGGTGGCCCGAGGCGCCGTGGGCCGCTCGATGGAGCTCGCGCTTCCCAAGCAAGGCCGCGTGTCCTTCACCCTGCTCTTCGTCAATTCTCTGCTGTTCCTGCTCACGCTGATGGCCGCCATGCGGGTGATGGAGGGCGAGTTTAGCCTAGGGTCGCTGTTCGGCGGGATTGATGGACTGACGCTGGTGCAATATGGCGCGAAGTTTGGCCCGCTCATCGCGGACGGTGAATGGTGGCGGCTGGTGACGCCGATTTTCCTGCACGGTGGCGCCATCCATTTGGCGATGAACAGTTGGGTGCTGTACGATCTCGGTCCCAGCGTGGAGGGATTGTACGGGCGACAGAAATTTCTGGTGATGTACGTGCTGTGCGGCATCGGTGGCGCGCTGGGGAGTTTTCTGTGGAGTCCCTTGTCGGTGAGCATCGGGGCTTCCGGCGCGATCTTCGGCTTGATCGGCGTGATGATCGGTCGCAGTTATCAATATCGCGGCAGCGGCGGCTCCCTCGACCGCAGCATATTTGTTCGCTGGGCGGTATACATGCTGCTGTTCGGGATAATCATCCCCGGCATTGATAACGCAGCGCACGTTGGCGGACTGGTCGTCGGGCTGGCGCTGGGCTACGTGGTTGCAGATATGCCGCCCGCCGAGAGCCCGTCGCTGCTGTTGTGGAAGGCGTTGCAAGCAGCCACGATCCTGCTG